The following proteins are co-located in the Solanum pennellii chromosome 1, SPENNV200 genome:
- the LOC107029834 gene encoding basic 7S globulin-like, whose amino-acid sequence MKIPQFLLCFLLFICSSNYSIAKKKSHKHHPLLFLPVFKDEITQQYVAQIYQRTPLVPVNLTVDLGGRFLWMDCENDYISSSYKNVPCGSRPCKLSGSQGCYGSSCPVAPRPGCNNYTCSHIPYNPIKRSSTDGELAQDIVALWSITTTTTNNNSNNVSKMLLSSTSGVMFNCPGDFLLEKLANGVKGMAGLGNGYTGLPSQLARAFHLPRKFAICLSGNTKSNGVILFGERRSYYASNEVLTYTPLLKNPVSTAGAYFPGEASVEYFIGVEKILVNGKIVPIDNKLLAINKTNGVGGTKISTVVPYGTMESSIYKAFKYEFVKAIAKVPIAKPITPFELCFNLSNSDTVTGLVIPQVSLVLLGEHNNSTTWDLPMNNFMASPTINDSSDLLCLGFLDGGENAETSIVLGGMQIEENLLEFDLVKKRMGFKSVYMSSDLVSCSNKFR is encoded by the coding sequence ATGAAAATCCctcaatttttattatgttttcttctttttatttgttcatcAAATTACTCCATagccaaaaaaaaatctcataagCATCACCCTCTTCTTTTCCTTCCAGTATTCAAAGATGAAATTACACAACAATATGTTGCTCAAATCTACCAAAGAACCCCTCTTGTCCCTGTCAATTTAACCGTCGACCTCGGCGGACGATTTCTATGGATGGATTGTGAAAATGACTACATTAGTTCATCTTACAAAAATGTTCCATGTGGTTCAAGACCATGCAAACTCTCAGGTTCACAAGGGTGTTATGGATCTAGTTGTCCTGTTGCTCCTAGGCCAGGGTGCAACAATTACACATGTTCACATATTCCATACAATCCAATTAAAAGATCTAGCACTGATGGTGAACTTGCTCAAGATATTGTTGCATTATGGTccattactactactactactaataataatagtaataatgtGTCCAAAATGTTATTATCATCAACTAGTGGAGTGATGTTTAATTGTCCTGGAGATTTTTTGTTAGAAAAATTAGCCAATGGAGTTAAAGGTATGGCTGGACTTGGAAATGGTTACACTGGACTTCCTTCACAATTAGCTAGAGCTTTTCATTTACCTCGAAAATTCGCTATTTGTTTGAGCGGTAACACTAAATCAAATGGTGTTATTTTGTTTGGTGAACGACGATCCTATTATGCATCTAATGAGGTACTAACTTACACTCCTCTGCTCAAAAATCCTGTTAGTACCGCGGGGGCTTATTTTCCAGGTGAGGCATCGGTTGAATATTTCATTGGAGTCGAAAAAATCTTAGTAAATGGGAAAATTGTACCGATTGATAATAAGTTACTTGCTATTAACAAGACTAATGGAGTTGGAGGAACAAAGATTAGCACTGTTGTTCCTTATGGTACAATGGAATCTTCAATTTACAAAGCGTTTAAGTATGAGTTTGTTAAAGCTATTGCTAAAGTTCCAATAGCTAAACCTATTACTCCATTTGAGTTATGCTTTAACTTGTCGAATTCGGATACTGTAACAGGGCTTGTAATTCCTCAAGTTAGTCTTGTTTTGCTAGGTGAACATAATAATAGTACAACTTGGGATCTTCCTATGAACAATTTCATGGCATCTCCTACTATTAATGATAGTAGTGATTTGTTGTGTCTAGGATTTTTGGATGGTGGTGAAAATGCTGAAACATCGATTGTTCTTGGAGGGATGCAAATTGAAGAGAATTTGTTGGAATTTGATCTTGTGAAGAAAAGAATGGGATTTAAGTCTGTGTATATGTCATCTGATTTAGTCAGTTGCAGCAACAAATTCAGATAA